From one Desulfurobacterium thermolithotrophum DSM 11699 genomic stretch:
- a CDS encoding polyribonucleotide nucleotidyltransferase: MSISEVAVEVGGRPLRFQTGKLAKQADGAVIVSQGDTMVLVTAVMSDEPREGIDFFPLLVEYRERAYAAGKIPGGFVKREGKPTDEEVLKSRVIDRSIRPIFPKGFRNDVQVVAFVISADQENDPAVLAINGASAALHISRIPFEKPVGAVRVVRVNGKLVVNPSYEQQQNADINLVVSGTEDAVVMVEGGAKEVPEEEILDAIELAHEEIKKSIRAQQELRDLAGKEKYEFIAPSLDEETKAKIEKWVFERIEPVITISDKHERREKLRELRELMFIELNIPEEEQSLAKEAFAEAEKKFVRQLVLERGIRIDGRKPNEIRPITIEVGLLPRVHGSALFTRGQTQALVTTTLGTPEEYQLVEGLMPEEQKRFMLHYNFPPFCVGEVAPLRGPGRREIGHGALAERALAPVIPEEDEFPYVIRVVSDILESNGSSSMATVCGGSLSLMDAGVPIKAQVAGIAMGLILEGDKFVVLSDILGDEDHLGDMDFKVAGTRKGVTAIQMDLKVKGISRDILMTALKQAREGRMYILDKMDAVISSPREGISPYAPRIVSTKIDPEKTRDLIGPSGKTIKAIIDKAGVKITIKEDGTVLVSAPSEDAAAQAIKMIEDVTKDLEIGNTYLGKVTRVENYGAFVELAPGKIGLIHISKLPPEMRENIFESIKVSDIIPVKIIEFDQMGRPKLSRIDVTPEEERKLREHGGFYAEPEKNNE, from the coding sequence ATGTCAATATCAGAAGTAGCAGTGGAGGTCGGGGGAAGGCCTTTGCGTTTTCAAACTGGAAAACTAGCAAAGCAAGCTGATGGTGCTGTTATTGTTTCTCAAGGCGATACTATGGTTTTAGTTACAGCTGTAATGAGTGATGAACCAAGGGAAGGAATAGACTTTTTTCCTCTTTTAGTTGAATATAGGGAAAGAGCTTATGCAGCTGGAAAAATTCCAGGAGGTTTTGTAAAGAGAGAGGGAAAACCAACCGATGAAGAAGTTTTAAAGTCAAGGGTAATTGATAGATCGATAAGGCCAATATTTCCAAAAGGTTTTAGGAATGATGTTCAGGTTGTAGCTTTTGTTATTTCTGCTGATCAGGAAAACGATCCAGCAGTTTTAGCGATAAATGGCGCTTCGGCAGCTTTGCACATTTCAAGGATTCCCTTCGAAAAGCCTGTTGGTGCTGTAAGGGTTGTAAGAGTAAATGGAAAACTTGTTGTAAATCCTTCTTATGAGCAACAGCAAAATGCTGATATAAATCTTGTTGTTTCAGGTACAGAAGATGCTGTTGTCATGGTTGAAGGAGGTGCAAAAGAGGTTCCTGAAGAAGAGATTCTTGATGCTATAGAGCTTGCCCATGAAGAGATAAAAAAGTCTATAAGAGCACAACAAGAACTCAGAGATCTTGCTGGTAAGGAAAAGTACGAATTTATAGCTCCTTCTCTTGACGAAGAAACAAAGGCAAAGATAGAAAAATGGGTATTTGAAAGAATAGAACCAGTTATTACTATTTCGGATAAACATGAAAGAAGAGAAAAACTTAGAGAGCTTAGAGAGCTCATGTTTATTGAGTTAAATATTCCTGAAGAAGAACAATCTCTTGCTAAGGAAGCTTTCGCAGAAGCTGAGAAGAAGTTTGTAAGGCAGTTAGTTCTTGAAAGAGGAATTAGAATTGATGGTAGAAAGCCTAATGAAATAAGGCCAATTACTATAGAAGTTGGACTTCTTCCAAGAGTTCATGGTTCAGCTCTTTTTACAAGAGGTCAAACTCAAGCTCTTGTTACTACGACTCTTGGAACTCCAGAAGAGTATCAACTTGTTGAAGGTTTAATGCCTGAAGAGCAAAAGAGATTTATGCTTCATTACAACTTCCCACCTTTCTGTGTTGGTGAGGTAGCTCCTTTAAGGGGACCTGGAAGAAGAGAGATAGGGCATGGAGCTCTTGCTGAGAGGGCTTTAGCTCCTGTTATTCCGGAAGAAGATGAATTCCCTTACGTTATAAGAGTGGTTTCCGATATTTTAGAGTCAAATGGTTCTTCCTCAATGGCAACTGTTTGTGGTGGTAGCTTGTCTTTGATGGATGCTGGTGTTCCAATAAAGGCACAAGTTGCCGGTATTGCTATGGGATTAATTCTTGAAGGAGACAAGTTTGTTGTTCTTTCAGACATTCTTGGTGATGAAGATCATCTTGGAGATATGGACTTTAAGGTTGCTGGAACAAGAAAAGGTGTTACAGCAATACAGATGGATTTGAAAGTAAAAGGAATAAGCCGTGATATTCTCATGACAGCCTTAAAACAGGCAAGAGAAGGAAGAATGTACATACTTGATAAGATGGATGCTGTAATTTCTTCCCCAAGAGAAGGAATTTCTCCTTACGCTCCAAGGATAGTTTCAACGAAAATAGATCCAGAGAAAACAAGGGATCTCATTGGACCTTCTGGAAAAACAATAAAAGCAATTATAGATAAAGCAGGAGTTAAGATAACAATAAAAGAAGATGGAACTGTTTTAGTTTCAGCTCCATCTGAAGATGCAGCTGCTCAAGCAATAAAAATGATTGAAGATGTTACAAAAGACCTTGAAATAGGAAATACCTACTTAGGAAAGGTTACAAGAGTAGAAAACTACGGTGCATTTGTAGAACTTGCTCCAGGAAAAATTGGACTTATTCACATTTCAAAACTTCCACCAGAGATGAGAGAAAACATTTTTGAAAGTATTAAAGTTTCAGATATTATTCCAGTTAAGATTATTGAATTCGATCAAATGGGAAGACCAAAGCTTAGTCGCATAGATGTTACTCCAGAAGAAGAAAGAAAACTGAGAGAACATGGTGGATTTTACGCTGAACCGGAGAAGAACAATGAGTAA
- a CDS encoding dUTP diphosphatase translates to MSNWAAGWIYARGLNIEFSDRFLDVAVKIYNYFGGKLERRENSFFLSLPFYPEVNSIDLSFIRGVFESSGSWGSKTVFIPFIEKFKKEMTSLLSNFSPTFTQEGIFITGENADLFVHSLYDEDTEDRSEFFFERYLSILTGEAWERKFFKVSLEEGALPPYKKRISDSGWDLHLIKLIKKEGNLYFFDTGVRVAPPPGFYFDLVPRSSIYKSGFILANSVGIIDMTYRGTIKVPLIKVDASKPDPELPWRAVQLIPRKFFPIEIELTTSLDKTIRGEGGFGSTG, encoded by the coding sequence ATGAGTAATTGGGCTGCTGGATGGATCTATGCAAGAGGTTTAAATATTGAATTTAGTGATAGATTTTTAGACGTTGCTGTAAAAATTTATAATTACTTTGGTGGAAAACTTGAAAGGAGAGAGAACAGTTTCTTTCTCTCTCTTCCTTTCTATCCAGAAGTTAATAGTATTGATCTTTCTTTTATAAGGGGAGTTTTTGAGTCTTCAGGAAGTTGGGGAAGTAAAACTGTCTTTATTCCGTTTATTGAAAAGTTTAAAAAAGAAATGACATCCCTTCTTTCTAACTTTTCTCCCACCTTTACTCAAGAAGGAATTTTTATTACCGGTGAGAATGCCGATCTTTTTGTCCATTCTCTTTACGATGAAGATACAGAAGATAGGTCTGAGTTCTTTTTTGAAAGATATTTATCAATACTTACTGGAGAAGCTTGGGAAAGGAAATTTTTTAAAGTTTCCTTAGAAGAGGGAGCTCTTCCTCCATACAAAAAAAGAATTTCCGATAGTGGTTGGGATCTTCACTTAATAAAGCTTATAAAAAAGGAAGGAAATCTTTACTTTTTTGATACGGGAGTGAGGGTAGCCCCACCTCCTGGTTTTTACTTTGATCTTGTTCCAAGATCTTCAATCTATAAAAGCGGTTTTATTCTTGCTAATTCTGTTGGAATAATAGATATGACTTACAGAGGAACAATAAAAGTTCCTCTTATCAAAGTTGATGCTTCAAAACCGGATCCAGAGCTTCCTTGGAGAGCAGTTCAACTAATTCCAAGAAAATTTTTCCCGATTGAAATTGAACTTACAACTTCCCTTGATAAAACGATCAGAGGGGAAGGAGGATTTGGAAGTACAGGTTAG
- a CDS encoding rhomboid family intramembrane serine protease: protein MIPIKDINPSSSTPIVTVSIIIICVLVFIYELFLGPYNEIFIRMFGVVPYEITHGVDVPPPNPLTPYGNLISYQYLHGGFLHIIGNMLFLWVFGDNVEDYFGRLKYFLFYTLCGIIAALIQVSVYPEATIPLIGASGSISGVLGAYMLLFPRAKIVTLIFIFIFISIVVIPAAIWIAIWFFIQFTSALISMDSLSMGGVAWFAHVGGFLAGIILTILFGPRKGRKREREIFGLKY, encoded by the coding sequence TTGATACCAATAAAAGACATCAATCCAAGTAGTTCTACTCCTATAGTTACAGTTTCTATTATCATTATATGTGTTTTGGTTTTCATTTATGAACTCTTTCTTGGTCCTTATAATGAAATTTTTATTCGAATGTTTGGAGTTGTACCTTACGAGATTACGCATGGAGTTGATGTTCCTCCACCTAATCCACTTACCCCGTACGGTAATTTAATTTCTTATCAATACCTTCACGGAGGTTTTCTTCATATCATTGGTAATATGCTTTTTCTGTGGGTTTTTGGAGATAACGTCGAGGACTATTTTGGAAGGTTAAAATATTTTCTCTTTTATACTCTCTGTGGCATTATAGCTGCTCTCATACAAGTTTCTGTCTATCCTGAAGCAACTATTCCTTTAATTGGGGCATCTGGTTCTATAAGTGGTGTTTTGGGAGCTTATATGTTGCTCTTTCCAAGAGCTAAGATTGTTACTCTTATTTTCATTTTCATCTTCATAAGTATTGTTGTCATTCCTGCAGCTATTTGGATAGCTATTTGGTTCTTTATCCAGTTTACAAGCGCTCTCATCTCTATGGATAGTTTGTCGATGGGAGGAGTTGCCTGGTTTGCTCATGTCGGTGGTTTTTTAGCAGGAATTATTCTTACTATACTATTTGGTCCGCGTAAAGGAAGAAAAAGAGAAAGAGAAATTTTTGGATTGAAATATTAA
- a CDS encoding 2-isopropylmalate synthase, giving the protein MTREKLYIFDTTLRDGEQTAGVNLTIEEKVQIAKQLERLGVDVIEAGFAISSPADFEAIQQIAKEVKNSAVCSLARAVEADIKAAWEALKEAKKPRIHTFIATSDIHLKYKLKMSKEEALKRAVSAVKLIQDISEGKAEVEFSAEDAGRTDLKYLYEILEAVIEAGAKVVNIPDTVGYAVPDEWYEKILSIKENVPNIDKAIISVHCHNDLGLATANSLMAVKAGARQVECTVNGIGERAGNAAMEEIVMAINVRPDQFSVYTDIDTTQIYRTSQLVSRLTGMMIARNKPIVGENAFAHESGIHQHGVLAKRETYEIMKPEDIGLKESKIVLGKHSGRHAFKKKLEEMGILLPEEKVEEAFRRFKELASRKKEIYDIDIELIVEGLEGEKERKFELIYNQAVSGEGIIPSATVKIKTPEGEKLGLAVGNGPVDATYRAIKNALGYDKEIKLKDFKIRALTAGTDALAEVFLTIESEGIKVSGRGVDPDIVRASALAFLEVLDRLERRKYRKKPLE; this is encoded by the coding sequence TTGACAAGAGAGAAACTTTACATATTTGATACTACTTTAAGAGATGGTGAGCAAACTGCTGGTGTTAATTTAACAATTGAAGAAAAGGTACAAATAGCAAAACAACTTGAAAGGCTTGGAGTCGACGTAATAGAAGCCGGTTTTGCAATAAGTTCTCCAGCAGACTTTGAAGCTATTCAGCAAATAGCAAAAGAAGTCAAAAACTCAGCTGTTTGTTCTCTTGCAAGAGCTGTTGAGGCTGATATTAAAGCTGCTTGGGAAGCGTTGAAAGAGGCTAAAAAACCAAGAATTCATACTTTTATTGCTACTTCTGATATTCATCTTAAGTACAAGCTCAAAATGTCTAAAGAAGAAGCTTTAAAAAGAGCTGTTAGTGCTGTAAAGCTTATTCAAGATATAAGTGAAGGAAAGGCAGAAGTTGAGTTTTCAGCTGAAGATGCAGGAAGGACAGATCTTAAATATCTCTATGAAATTCTTGAAGCTGTTATTGAAGCAGGAGCTAAAGTTGTAAATATTCCTGATACTGTTGGTTATGCAGTTCCTGATGAATGGTATGAAAAAATTCTTTCAATTAAGGAAAATGTTCCAAACATAGATAAGGCGATAATCAGTGTCCATTGCCATAATGATCTTGGACTTGCAACTGCAAATTCTTTGATGGCTGTTAAAGCCGGGGCGAGACAGGTTGAGTGTACTGTTAACGGCATCGGCGAAAGAGCTGGGAATGCTGCGATGGAAGAGATTGTTATGGCAATAAATGTAAGACCTGATCAGTTTTCAGTCTATACAGATATAGATACAACTCAGATCTATAGGACTTCTCAGCTTGTAAGCAGATTAACCGGAATGATGATTGCAAGGAACAAGCCAATTGTTGGTGAGAATGCTTTTGCTCATGAATCTGGAATTCATCAGCACGGGGTTCTTGCAAAGAGAGAAACCTATGAAATCATGAAGCCTGAGGATATTGGTCTTAAAGAATCAAAAATTGTTCTTGGAAAACACTCTGGAAGACATGCCTTTAAGAAGAAGCTTGAGGAAATGGGAATTTTACTTCCGGAAGAAAAAGTTGAAGAAGCTTTTAGAAGGTTTAAAGAATTGGCTTCCCGTAAGAAAGAAATCTATGATATTGATATTGAACTTATCGTTGAAGGTCTTGAAGGAGAAAAAGAGAGGAAGTTTGAGCTCATTTACAATCAAGCTGTTAGTGGGGAAGGAATCATTCCTTCTGCAACCGTAAAAATAAAAACTCCTGAAGGAGAAAAACTTGGTCTTGCAGTTGGAAATGGTCCAGTAGATGCAACATACAGAGCTATTAAAAATGCTTTAGGTTATGATAAGGAGATAAAACTAAAAGATTTTAAGATAAGAGCTTTAACAGCTGGAACAGATGCTCTTGCAGAAGTATTTCTTACCATAGAGAGTGAAGGTATAAAGGTAAGTGGAAGAGGCGTTGATCCTGATATAGTTAGAGCTTCGGCTTTAGCGTTTCTTGAGGTTCTTGATAGGCTTGAAAGAAGAAAATATAGAAAAAAGCCGTTAGAATAG
- a CDS encoding IS110 family transposase, whose protein sequence is MSPPEIRDYSKEATFKGRRLDFSLGNKPRAWRLADASCRLIIVAGSAVLEYGNSSEAEVAKHKTYQGVEMKEKVEKTLYVGVDYHKNSFTAAYLDCLTGILNTKKYEAEELEKFKNHLTTFRKKGYSVKVAVETLTGVTFFTEEIRNCVDEITYVNTNKFKNILKGVNSAKNDRIDAETIAIYYEMGLLPTVYVPTRKEKELRIKMKERDSFVDMRKGVINRLHSLLLEYGIKTNKRELTTKKGMERIKEETKKKVPPSLRETIWRQIETIEYLTDKIRETEEDIKSFIGEDEELKGKVELLKSIPGVGDIVAIAFISAVCNEERFENGDKVAAYFGLVPRANSSGDEVRNGRITKKGDSRTRNKIIQATRALLNSKLDNSVKRFYEGLVKKGLEKKKALIAAARKLVKVMFAVLRERRQFMDFVENKCNLCVGG, encoded by the coding sequence ATGTCACCCCCTGAAATTCGGGACTATAGTAAAGAGGCAACCTTTAAAGGCAGGAGGCTGGATTTTTCCCTGGGGAATAAGCCCCGTGCGTGGAGATTAGCCGATGCCTCCTGCCGGCTAATTATAGTGGCGGGAAGCGCCGTATTGGAGTATGGGAATAGTTCCGAAGCAGAGGTTGCAAAACACAAAACATATCAGGGGGTAGAGATGAAGGAGAAGGTAGAGAAAACACTGTATGTCGGAGTGGACTACCACAAAAACAGCTTTACAGCAGCTTATTTAGATTGTCTGACAGGGATACTTAATACCAAGAAGTACGAAGCAGAAGAGTTAGAGAAATTTAAAAATCACCTAACAACTTTTAGGAAAAAAGGATATTCAGTAAAAGTTGCGGTAGAAACCTTAACAGGAGTAACATTTTTTACGGAGGAGATAAGGAACTGCGTTGATGAAATAACTTACGTTAACACTAACAAATTTAAGAACATTCTAAAAGGTGTTAACAGTGCTAAAAACGACAGGATAGATGCAGAAACGATAGCCATTTACTATGAAATGGGCTTACTTCCGACAGTTTACGTCCCGACGAGAAAAGAAAAAGAGCTAAGGATAAAGATGAAAGAGAGAGATAGCTTTGTAGATATGAGAAAAGGGGTAATTAACAGACTTCATAGCCTATTGCTTGAATATGGGATAAAGACAAACAAGAGAGAACTCACCACGAAGAAAGGGATGGAAAGGATAAAGGAAGAAACGAAGAAGAAAGTGCCTCCGTCATTACGAGAAACGATATGGAGGCAAATAGAAACAATAGAATACTTAACAGATAAGATAAGAGAGACAGAAGAAGATATCAAGAGTTTTATAGGAGAAGATGAGGAGCTTAAGGGAAAAGTAGAACTTCTAAAAAGCATACCTGGAGTAGGAGATATAGTAGCTATAGCCTTTATATCTGCCGTATGTAACGAAGAGAGGTTTGAAAACGGAGACAAGGTAGCGGCTTATTTTGGACTTGTTCCTCGTGCTAATAGCAGTGGAGACGAAGTTAGAAATGGAAGGATAACAAAGAAAGGGGACAGCAGAACGAGGAACAAGATTATCCAGGCTACGAGAGCGTTATTGAACAGCAAGTTAGACAATTCAGTTAAAAGATTTTACGAAGGGTTAGTTAAGAAAGGTTTAGAGAAGAAGAAAGCGCTGATAGCTGCGGCGAGGAAATTGGTTAAAGTAATGTTCGCAGTTTTGAGAGAGAGAAGGCAATTTATGGATTTTGTTGAAAATAAATGCAACCTCTGTGTTGGGGGTTGA
- the rpsL gene encoding 30S ribosomal protein S12, translating into MPTINQLVRKGREKKVKRSKAPALQGNPQKRGVCVRVFTTTPKKPNSALRKVARVRLSNGIEVTAYIPGIGHNLQEHSVVLVRGGRVKDLPGVRYKIIRGALDAAGVEGRKQSRSKYGTKRPKEKK; encoded by the coding sequence ATGCCCACAATTAACCAGCTTGTTAGAAAGGGGCGTGAGAAGAAGGTAAAGCGCTCCAAAGCACCGGCTCTTCAGGGTAACCCTCAAAAGCGAGGTGTCTGTGTAAGGGTTTTCACAACTACACCTAAGAAGCCAAACTCTGCTCTTCGTAAAGTTGCAAGGGTAAGGCTCTCTAACGGTATTGAGGTGACTGCCTATATTCCAGGAATTGGACACAACCTTCAGGAACACTCTGTAGTTCTTGTAAGGGGTGGAAGGGTTAAAGACCTTCCAGGTGTTCGTTATAAGATTATCCGTGGAGCTCTTGATGCTGCTGGTGTTGAAGGTAGAAAACAGTCAAGATCTAAGTACGGAACAAAAAGACCTAAAGAGAAAAAATAA
- the rpsG gene encoding 30S ribosomal protein S7 produces the protein MPRKGPVPPREILPDPVYGDKLVAKLINKVMKDGKKSKAEKIVYGAFDIIKEKLGEDPLAVFHKAVENVKPIMEVRPRRVGGATYQVPMEVRPERQIHLALKWIVDAARARSERGMVNKLANELIDAYNERGGAFKKKEDTHKMAEANKAFAHYRW, from the coding sequence ATGCCAAGGAAAGGACCGGTTCCACCAAGAGAAATTCTTCCCGACCCAGTTTATGGTGATAAGCTTGTAGCAAAGCTTATCAACAAGGTTATGAAGGATGGTAAGAAAAGTAAGGCTGAAAAGATTGTTTACGGTGCATTTGACATCATTAAGGAAAAACTCGGAGAAGATCCACTTGCCGTATTCCACAAAGCTGTAGAAAATGTAAAACCAATTATGGAAGTACGTCCACGCCGTGTTGGTGGTGCTACATATCAAGTACCAATGGAAGTAAGACCAGAAAGACAGATTCACCTTGCACTTAAGTGGATCGTGGACGCTGCACGTGCTCGTTCTGAGCGCGGAATGGTAAACAAGCTTGCAAATGAGCTAATTGATGCCTACAACGAAAGGGGTGGAGCATTTAAGAAGAAGGAAGATACCCACAAGATGGCAGAAGCAAACAAAGCTTTTGCTCACTATAGATGGTAA
- the fusA gene encoding elongation factor G: protein MSKQIAIKQIKVPLERVRNIGIIAHIDAGKTTTTERILYYTGRIHKIGEVHEGAAEMDWMEQEKERGITITSATTTCFWRDHRINIVDTPGHVDFTIEVERSLRVLDGAVTILCSVGGVQPQTETVWRQADKYGVPRIIFVNKMDRIGADFFKVVADVEEKLGAKPVPLQIPVGAEDEFKGVVDLITMKAIIWEEETLGAKFHYEEIPEDLKDLAEEYREKMIEALADVDEEIMMKYLEGEEISEEEIKQAIRKGTIELKFFPMLCGSAFKNKGVQPLLDAVVDYLPSPLDVPPIKGINPKTGEEEERPASYDEPFAALAFKILTDPYVGQLTFIRVYSGLMESGSYVYNATRDKKERLARILRMHANKREEIPVLGAGDIAAAVGLRETYTGDTLCDPNHPILLEAMEFPEPVISVAVEPKTKADQEKLSLALQKLAKEDPSFRVSTDHETGQTIISGMGELHLEIIVDRLKREFKVDVNVGRPQVAYRETIRKEVTSEGKFIKQTGGRGQYGHVWLKIEPLEPGKGFEFYETIKGGVVPKEYIPAVEAGVREAMETGVVAGYPMTDIKVTLFDGSYHEVDSSEMAFKIAGSIAFKEGAKKANPVLLEPIMEVEVTTPEEFMGDVIGDLNKRRGRVQGMEARGNAQVIRALVPLAEMFGYATDLRSMTQGRATYIMKFSHYEEVPPQVAEQIIGERTK, encoded by the coding sequence TTGAGTAAACAAATAGCTATAAAGCAGATTAAGGTTCCTCTTGAAAGAGTTAGGAACATTGGAATTATTGCTCATATTGACGCTGGTAAAACAACAACTACTGAGCGTATTCTCTACTATACAGGTAGGATTCATAAAATTGGAGAGGTCCACGAAGGCGCTGCCGAAATGGACTGGATGGAGCAAGAAAAGGAAAGAGGTATTACAATTACCTCTGCTACAACAACATGTTTTTGGAGAGATCACAGGATTAACATTGTTGATACTCCTGGGCACGTTGACTTTACAATCGAAGTTGAGCGTTCTTTAAGAGTTCTTGATGGTGCTGTAACAATTCTTTGTTCTGTTGGTGGTGTTCAGCCTCAGACAGAGACTGTTTGGAGACAGGCTGATAAGTACGGTGTTCCAAGAATTATCTTCGTTAACAAAATGGACAGAATTGGGGCGGACTTCTTCAAAGTTGTAGCCGACGTTGAGGAGAAGCTTGGAGCAAAACCTGTTCCTCTTCAGATTCCAGTAGGTGCCGAAGATGAGTTTAAGGGTGTTGTTGACCTTATTACTATGAAAGCAATCATCTGGGAAGAGGAAACCCTTGGTGCCAAGTTCCACTACGAGGAGATTCCAGAGGATCTCAAGGATCTGGCTGAAGAATACAGAGAGAAGATGATTGAGGCGCTTGCTGATGTTGATGAAGAAATTATGATGAAATACCTTGAAGGTGAGGAAATTTCTGAAGAAGAGATTAAGCAAGCTATTAGAAAAGGTACAATCGAACTCAAATTCTTCCCAATGCTCTGCGGTTCAGCATTTAAAAACAAAGGTGTTCAACCACTCCTTGATGCAGTAGTTGATTATCTTCCATCACCTCTTGATGTTCCTCCAATTAAGGGAATTAATCCAAAAACTGGAGAAGAAGAAGAAAGACCAGCATCTTACGATGAGCCATTTGCTGCTCTTGCATTTAAGATTCTTACAGACCCATACGTTGGTCAGTTAACTTTCATTAGAGTTTATTCAGGTTTAATGGAATCTGGTTCTTATGTTTACAACGCTACAAGAGACAAGAAGGAAAGACTTGCAAGAATCCTTCGTATGCATGCTAATAAGAGAGAGGAAATTCCAGTTCTTGGTGCTGGGGACATTGCAGCAGCTGTTGGCTTAAGAGAAACTTACACAGGTGATACACTTTGTGATCCAAACCATCCAATTCTCCTTGAAGCTATGGAATTCCCAGAACCTGTTATCTCTGTTGCTGTAGAACCAAAGACAAAAGCAGATCAGGAAAAACTTTCTCTTGCTCTTCAAAAGCTTGCAAAGGAAGATCCATCTTTCAGAGTTTCAACAGACCATGAGACCGGACAGACAATCATTTCCGGTATGGGTGAACTTCACCTTGAAATCATTGTAGATAGACTTAAGAGAGAATTTAAAGTAGACGTTAACGTCGGAAGACCTCAGGTTGCTTATAGGGAAACAATTAGAAAAGAAGTTACTTCTGAAGGTAAGTTTATTAAGCAGACAGGTGGTAGAGGTCAGTACGGTCACGTATGGCTCAAGATTGAACCTCTTGAACCAGGTAAGGGATTTGAATTCTACGAAACAATTAAAGGTGGTGTTGTTCCAAAAGAGTACATTCCAGCTGTTGAGGCTGGTGTAAGGGAAGCTATGGAAACTGGTGTTGTTGCTGGTTATCCAATGACAGACATCAAAGTTACTCTATTTGATGGTTCATACCACGAAGTTGACTCTTCAGAAATGGCATTCAAAATTGCTGGTTCCATAGCCTTCAAAGAAGGTGCTAAGAAGGCTAATCCTGTTCTCCTTGAACCTATCATGGAAGTTGAGGTTACAACTCCTGAAGAGTTCATGGGAGACGTTATTGGTGACCTAAATAAACGTCGTGGTAGAGTTCAGGGAATGGAAGCAAGAGGTAACGCTCAGGTGATCAGAGCTCTTGTTCCTCTTGCAGAAATGTTTGGTTATGCTACAGATCTTCGTTCTATGACTCAGGGTAGAGCTACATACATTATGAAGTTTAGTCACTATGAAGAAGTTCCACCACAAGTAGCTGAGCAAATTATTGGTGAAAGAACAAAATAG
- the tuf gene encoding elongation factor Tu, translated as MAKQKFERTKPHKNVGTIGHVDHGKTTLTAAITHCLALQGKAQEVAYDQIDKAPEERERGITIATAHVEYESDKYHYAHVDCPGHADYIKNMITGAAQMDGAILVVSAADGPMPQTREHVLLARQVNVPYIVVFLNKVDMVDDEELLELVELEVRELLNEYDFPGDEVPVIKGSALKALECTSPDCPDCQPIYELVNALDEYVPEPVREVDKPFLMPIEDVFSISGRGTVVTGRVERGKLTVGEEVEIVGLREEPIKTVATGIEMFRKVLDEALPGDNVGILLRGVGKDEVERGMVVAKPGSINPHKKFKAEVYILSKEEGGRHTPFFNGYQPQFYFRTTDVTGKVKLPEGVEMVMPGDNVTFEVELLKPVAIEEGLRFAIREGGKTVGAGVVTEILD; from the coding sequence ATGGCGAAGCAAAAGTTTGAAAGGACAAAACCCCACAAGAACGTGGGAACAATCGGACACGTTGACCACGGAAAAACAACTCTCACAGCAGCAATCACACACTGTCTTGCTCTCCAAGGAAAGGCTCAAGAAGTAGCCTACGACCAAATTGACAAAGCTCCAGAAGAAAGAGAAAGAGGAATTACAATCGCTACTGCTCACGTTGAGTACGAATCTGACAAGTACCACTACGCTCACGTAGACTGCCCAGGACACGCAGACTACATCAAGAACATGATTACTGGTGCTGCTCAGATGGACGGAGCTATCCTTGTTGTATCAGCAGCAGACGGTCCAATGCCACAAACAAGAGAACACGTTCTTCTTGCAAGACAGGTTAACGTTCCATACATCGTAGTATTCTTAAACAAAGTAGACATGGTAGATGACGAAGAACTTCTTGAACTCGTTGAGCTTGAAGTAAGAGAACTACTTAACGAATACGACTTCCCAGGAGACGAAGTACCAGTAATTAAAGGATCAGCTCTTAAAGCTCTTGAATGTACATCTCCAGACTGTCCTGACTGCCAGCCAATTTATGAATTAGTAAACGCATTAGATGAATATGTACCTGAGCCAGTAAGAGAAGTAGACAAGCCATTCCTCATGCCAATAGAAGACGTATTCTCTATTTCTGGTAGAGGAACAGTAGTAACAGGAAGAGTAGAGAGAGGAAAGCTCACAGTAGGAGAAGAAGTAGAGATAGTAGGACTAAGAGAAGAACCAATCAAGACAGTAGCAACAGGAATAGAGATGTTTAGGAAAGTACTTGACGAAGCACTTCCAGGAGACAACGTAGGAATTCTTTTAAGAGGTGTAGGAAAGGACGAAGTAGAGAGAGGAATGGTAGTAGCAAAGCCTGGCTCAATTAATCCACACAAGAAGTTTAAGGCAGAAGTTTACATTCTCTCTAAAGAAGAAGGTGGAAGACACACACCATTTTTTAATGGATATCAGCCACAGTTTTACTTTAGAACAACAGACGTAACAGGGAAGGTAAAGCTTCCGGAAGGCGTAGAGATGGTAATGCCTGGAGATAACGTTACATTTGAAGTAGAACTTCTAAAACCAGTAGCTATTGAAGAAGGGCTTAGATTTGCTATTCGTGAAGGTGGAAAAACTGTAGGTGCTGGCGTTGTTACGGAAATTCTTGACTAA